In the Onychostoma macrolepis isolate SWU-2019 chromosome 08, ASM1243209v1, whole genome shotgun sequence genome, TTATACCGGTCCAAACAAATACCGGTTCTCGGTACCCATCTCTAAATTCAGGAgcattttaccttcataaatGAAGAGGAGAATGTCCTTATTTATACAGGCCAGTTTACTGTTAATATAATCACTGTCCTGTCTTGTGTAAGTAGTGTTGGGAGAAACGAACCTTTCAGAAGCTTTGAATCAATTGCTTCGCAGAATGAGTCAAAGTATTGGAAACGCCACACGCTGATGACTCCTGCTGGTCAAAACTtgtgtaaatgcaacaaaaactttgatattctggtctacatttatttaactcTGGCAAACAACACATTATCATTGAAGTCAATCAAACAGTGCCAAAGTCTATTTGAATTCATTTGGACCATTAAAGACCAATGATCCTGGAGTGTGAGAAAAGATATAGCCTACATTGTGCAGGAATCTTTCATTCACTTagccagatttttttttttttttttttttgtgagccaTCTACACTCATTTACGTAAATCAATTCAGAAATGATGCACAGTACCGGTTGTGTAATTAAAACACAGAGGTTAAACATTAACTCAGAAAGAGAAACTGTCATCTGTAGACTCATGGTGGTGAACAGTCATGAAAATGAgattaacattaagatttgtaggTCCAAATCAGATGAAATGGCTCTGCATCAGCAACTGCCGTTTTTCAACCCGGTAAGTGgtcaaatattttgaaataatgattcattttcattcaagTCAGCCGACAGACATGAAATCCTTCCACACAGAATGTCCCATTCGCAATTCCGATCCAGGGAGGATTGCTGGAGGGAATGAGTATTACTGTATGTGGACGAGTTTTGCCAAATGCTGACAGGTGAGTAATATTCTCTCTGTAAAAGGAGATGAATGTGCTTAATCTCGTCAACCAttttaccagaaaaaaaaaaaaagatgttgtgTTGCTTTCTACAGTTCTTTATGCAATAGATGTTTAAAAACAGCACATGCAAGTTATAACTCACTTTGAGAGttgtgtattttgaaaatacactcACCATAAAATTCCCttcattatttttctctttctaaTCCGTCGTCTTCAGATTCGAGGTCGACCTCTTCTATGGGCCTGATATTATTCTGCATTTTAGCCCTCGCTATGATGGAGGATCTGGGTACATCAGGCACAACACCTTTAAGAATGGTGCCTGGGGTGATGAAGTCAAGTACGAAACTCCCTTCCCGAGAGGCCATTTGTTTGCTCTGCAGATCCTCGTCACCCAGGGCTCATACAAGGTATGAATGTGTTTTAGTTCTGCTTTTCCATCATCCACCACTACAGCCCTTTTTGATGAATCAGAACAttagacacttttttttttttttggcttttccTAGATAAGTACCAACGGGAAACCCTTCTCAGAGTATGAGCACCGAATGCCGTTCTCCTGGGTGGACAAAGTCTGCGTGGTTGGAAAGGTGGAACTGAGTTTAGTTGCCTTCCAGCATCTTGCGGTGAGAAACAAAATTACCACTCAAGCATTATCTATATATCATATTTTCCTATAGATGAAACTAGgaaaaaaataaggaaaataaaCATTGTAGATACtaaattaatgcattatataacaaTATTCGCAGTGTTTGCAAAAAAATGTTGCAGATGAAATGGTAAACAGAACcagaaaataattaattgtgcACATTCTCATTGGAACTGGAATATTGTGAAAGACAGATTCATATGTAATGAAGTTGCACAGAGCCTCAGTTGCTCAGGTATAATCATTAAACAACAATTGTAGTAGTGTAACTGAAATATTTGCCGTTACAGAAAGAGATTGAAAGAGAAATAGATCAGCTGAAGTTAAATGATTATGACTTTTATCTGATTGCTATAAAGAGATTTAAATCTTAAGATGTTTTGgaataaatattattgcaatgcATCAAAACTATAATAAGGTAAAAACAGATGGGTCATTCAGTGTCAAATCAAGCAGTGGTCCCcggctcaaatttttgatttcgctaatattttttttctgaagaaagataaacATGTATAGCGatgaaaatcaaaatattaaatgtcatggtaTATATTTATggagtaatccactattttgtagaggggggtcaaaatggcaattttcacctgagattgagggccaaattacagggggttaaaaatgacttcaggaagatggcagcatcattaTGTTacttttacacagagattggttGCTCTATTAGTAAAATCTATTAACTTTAGCAGTCTTTGTTGCATTatggtgaccattcaaaaatggggaaaaaacacttgtcaagtttttttttttttctcaagttTGCAGGCCTGTTactcaaaaagtattaaagatatcttaatgcactttta is a window encoding:
- the LOC131545239 gene encoding galectin-9-like isoform X1, producing MTSSSFWSKSDEMALHQQLPFFNPNVPFAIPIQGGLLEGMSITVCGRVLPNADRFEVDLFYGPDIILHFSPRYDGGSGYIRHNTFKNGAWGDEVKYETPFPRGHLFALQILVTQGSYKISTNGKPFSEYEHRMPFSWVDKVCVVGKVELSLVAFQHLAPHYAAAPGSFMVPYKSIIYGGVQPGKVIIIQGVISPQAKSVEICLRYKTGIAFDIHIYFDLNVVMNNTYMDGKWGNEEPSDLTLFKTGEPLQVTIFCSRENYEVFINGEKAHTYRHRYSILDEIDVLDIRGDVHLTFVQH
- the LOC131545239 gene encoding galectin-9-like isoform X2 translates to MALHQQLPFFNPNVPFAIPIQGGLLEGMSITVCGRVLPNADRFEVDLFYGPDIILHFSPRYDGGSGYIRHNTFKNGAWGDEVKYETPFPRGHLFALQILVTQGSYKISTNGKPFSEYEHRMPFSWVDKVCVVGKVELSLVAFQHLAPHYAAAPGSFMVPYKSIIYGGVQPGKVIIIQGVISPQAKSVEICLRYKTGIAFDIHIYFDLNVVMNNTYMDGKWGNEEPSDLTLFKTGEPLQVTIFCSRENYEVFINGEKAHTYRHRYSILDEIDVLDIRGDVHLTFVQH